A window of the Natrinema salifodinae genome harbors these coding sequences:
- a CDS encoding chemotaxis protein CheC, whose product MTMMVDIRKLSFINEMAKVGTNGVADNMGKLTGEDAQMEVTKTNFIDVDDIESQVDGGKRVGVRVRLLDEPHGHILILFPEASAKKITAIMLRDVVDDMGDVSGKMARSAVEEMGNMMASGFIDGWADVLGRAIDIAAPQLVYAPTGDIVTRTANLGGDDLALFFDSDLAVPSYQIEAEIYAFPDLAEFVEMVNGIEVQTA is encoded by the coding sequence ATGACGATGATGGTTGATATTCGGAAGCTGAGTTTCATAAACGAGATGGCGAAGGTCGGGACGAACGGCGTCGCCGACAACATGGGCAAACTGACCGGCGAGGACGCCCAGATGGAGGTGACCAAGACCAACTTCATCGACGTCGACGACATCGAGTCGCAGGTCGACGGCGGGAAGCGGGTCGGCGTCCGCGTCCGACTGCTGGACGAACCCCACGGGCACATCCTCATCCTCTTCCCCGAGGCGAGCGCGAAGAAAATCACGGCGATCATGCTCCGCGACGTCGTCGACGACATGGGCGACGTCTCGGGCAAGATGGCCCGTAGCGCCGTCGAAGAGATGGGCAACATGATGGCCAGCGGCTTCATCGACGGCTGGGCCGACGTGCTCGGACGCGCGATCGACATCGCCGCGCCCCAACTCGTCTACGCGCCGACCGGAGACATCGTCACCCGGACGGCCAACCTCGGCGGTGACGACCTCGCGTTGTTCTTCGATTCGGATCTGGCCGTGCCGAGCTACCAGATCGAGGCCGAGATCTACGCCTTCCCAGACTTAGCGGAGTTCGTGGAAATGGTCAACGGTATCGAAGTCCAGACTGCATGA
- a CDS encoding chemotaxis protein CheC produces MKLDVNALGTFYEMAREGAGLAAGRLTHMMGVETQVGVTKLNFMRGREIQRDFENSTEKVGVRVKLTGAIEGYSVVVFERENAFQIVETLLAEAGPDADIDTDVSDPDEFDAMTESAATEVGHIMNSGFIDGWADVLEAVIDVSTPELVEGQSADPFFGEIDEAPADDDLALLFQSRIETVGTEVGFSHYLFPKRESMAKLLERLRASEGIAYDKLDGFDRMAERGAEEVAETATTLTGIDTSVEIRRLNFVSLEAIPEQVANEKLVGVAFEFDGMPSGYLLFLFDEESAHEVVDAMVPMEVEEDGFGEMGTSAIKELGNIMASGFLDGWANVLDTTIDHSTPEFIHDIGAAAVDPVIIQLGENQDFAFVFDTVVVADGREFDCEVYTIPDESDLERALNNLDVDRIEEAPTTAEFQEVDNA; encoded by the coding sequence ATGAAACTCGACGTCAACGCACTCGGTACGTTCTACGAGATGGCTCGCGAAGGCGCCGGGCTCGCGGCGGGCCGGCTGACCCACATGATGGGCGTCGAGACCCAGGTGGGCGTGACGAAACTCAACTTCATGCGCGGCCGCGAGATCCAGCGCGACTTCGAGAACTCGACGGAGAAGGTCGGCGTTCGCGTCAAGCTGACCGGCGCGATCGAGGGCTACTCGGTCGTCGTCTTCGAGCGCGAGAACGCCTTCCAGATCGTCGAAACACTGCTCGCGGAGGCCGGTCCTGACGCGGATATCGACACCGACGTGAGCGATCCCGACGAGTTCGATGCGATGACCGAGAGTGCCGCGACCGAGGTCGGCCACATCATGAACAGCGGCTTCATCGACGGCTGGGCCGACGTCCTCGAGGCGGTCATCGACGTCTCGACACCCGAGCTCGTCGAGGGCCAGTCCGCCGATCCGTTCTTCGGTGAGATCGACGAAGCGCCGGCCGACGACGACCTCGCCTTGCTCTTTCAGAGTCGGATCGAGACCGTCGGTACCGAGGTCGGATTCAGCCACTATCTCTTCCCGAAACGGGAGTCGATGGCGAAGCTCCTCGAACGGTTGCGCGCCAGCGAGGGAATCGCGTACGACAAGTTAGACGGGTTCGACCGGATGGCCGAACGCGGCGCGGAGGAAGTCGCCGAGACCGCAACCACACTGACCGGAATCGACACCAGCGTCGAGATCCGCCGACTAAACTTCGTCTCGCTCGAGGCGATCCCTGAACAGGTGGCCAACGAGAAGCTCGTCGGCGTCGCATTCGAGTTCGACGGCATGCCCAGTGGCTACCTCCTTTTCCTGTTCGACGAGGAGTCGGCCCACGAGGTCGTCGACGCGATGGTCCCTATGGAGGTCGAAGAAGACGGCTTCGGCGAGATGGGCACGAGCGCTATCAAGGAACTGGGCAACATCATGGCCAGCGGATTTCTGGACGGCTGGGCTAACGTCCTCGACACGACGATCGACCACTCGACGCCGGAGTTCATCCACGACATCGGCGCCGCGGCCGTCGATCCCGTCATCATCCAGCTCGGAGAGAACCAAGACTTCGCGTTCGTCTTCGACACGGTCGTCGTCGCCGACGGCCGCGAATTCGACTGCGAGGTGTACACCATCCCCGACGAATCGGACCTCGAACGGGCGCTGAACAACCTCGACGTCGATCGGATCGAGGAGGCACCGACGACGGCGGAGTTCCAGGAAGTCGATAACGCATGA